The Micromonospora sp. WMMD961 genome has a segment encoding these proteins:
- a CDS encoding aminotransferase class I/II-fold pyridoxal phosphate-dependent enzyme — protein sequence MLPYGRQSVSEEDIAAVADVLRGDWLTTGPQVDAFEADLARWTGGVGVTTVSNGTAALHVAYAAAGVGPGDEVVVSPMTFVATASSAVALGATIVFADVDDETFCLDPAAVADSVTSRTKVVAAVDYAGHPADYDALRKSMVGTDALLLGDAAHSIGGTYHGRPVGSLADLTTFSFFPTKNLTTAEGGAVAALDPAVLKRARRFRSVGVVRDRDELRYPDEGGWHQEVHEFGLNYRLPDVLCALGRSQLRRLDEFKARRTALVARYDEALADLDGVLLPNRKSWADPVWHLYPIRVLDGRRREVYDRMRAAGIGVQVNYVPVHWHPVFADLGYRRGSCPVAESFYSQQLSLPLYPGLSDTDQDRVIDALTAALRVGPVRSAA from the coding sequence GCTGCGCGGCGACTGGCTCACCACCGGACCACAGGTGGACGCCTTCGAGGCCGACCTCGCCCGATGGACCGGCGGGGTGGGTGTCACCACCGTCTCCAACGGCACGGCGGCGCTGCACGTCGCGTACGCGGCCGCGGGGGTGGGCCCGGGCGACGAGGTGGTCGTTTCGCCGATGACGTTCGTGGCGACGGCCAGCAGCGCCGTCGCCCTCGGCGCGACGATCGTGTTCGCCGACGTGGACGACGAGACCTTCTGCCTCGATCCGGCCGCGGTCGCCGACTCGGTCACCTCGCGGACGAAGGTCGTCGCCGCGGTCGACTACGCCGGCCACCCGGCCGACTACGACGCGTTGCGCAAGTCCATGGTGGGCACCGACGCGTTGCTACTCGGCGACGCGGCGCACTCGATCGGCGGGACGTACCACGGCCGGCCGGTGGGCTCGCTGGCCGACCTGACCACGTTCTCGTTCTTCCCCACGAAGAACCTGACCACCGCCGAGGGCGGTGCGGTCGCGGCGCTCGACCCGGCCGTGTTGAAGCGGGCCCGCCGCTTCCGCAGCGTGGGCGTGGTCCGCGACCGCGACGAGCTGCGCTACCCGGACGAGGGCGGCTGGCACCAGGAGGTGCACGAGTTCGGGTTGAACTACCGCCTGCCGGACGTGCTCTGCGCGCTGGGCCGCAGTCAACTGCGCCGCCTCGACGAGTTCAAGGCGCGACGGACCGCGCTGGTCGCCCGCTACGACGAGGCGCTGGCGGACCTGGACGGTGTGCTGCTGCCGAACCGGAAGTCGTGGGCCGACCCGGTCTGGCACCTCTACCCGATCCGGGTGCTCGACGGCCGTCGCCGCGAGGTGTACGACCGGATGCGGGCGGCCGGCATCGGCGTCCAGGTCAACTACGTCCCGGTGCACTGGCACCCGGTCTTCGCCGACCTGGGCTACCGGCGCGGGTCCTGCCCGGTGGCCGAGTCGTTCTACTCGCAGCAGCTGTCGTTGCCGCTCTACCCGGGACTCAGCGACACCGACCAGGATCGCGTCATCGACGCGCTGACCGCGGCCCTGCGGGTCGGTCCGGTGCGTTCCGCCGCCTGA